In Ovis aries strain OAR_USU_Benz2616 breed Rambouillet chromosome 16, ARS-UI_Ramb_v3.0, whole genome shotgun sequence, one DNA window encodes the following:
- the PR gene encoding prolactin receptor precursor (The RefSeq protein has 2 frameshifts compared to this genomic sequence) — MKENAASRVLFILLLFLFASLLNASLYVPGGKCSSVCTYMAYPFVGGIFLHMYLCVDQYLLLTVTS; from the exons ATGAAGGAAAATGCAGCATCCAGAGTGCTTTTCATTCTGCTACTTTTTCTCTTCGCCAGCCTTCTGAATG CTTCCCTGTACGTACCTGGTGGAAAATGCTCCTCTGTGTGTACCTATA CATACCCATTTGTGGG CATATTTCTGCATATGTATCTATGTGTGGACCAGTATCTACTTCT GACAGTCACCTCCTGA